A window of Tautonia plasticadhaerens contains these coding sequences:
- a CDS encoding DUF3320 domain-containing protein: protein MPVSPAVIADRLDADRLALLDLSLRNPLLNYRPRRRGLTIVGESPAEVVRILVREGKRMAFDPAPDRPGPEDEGESSHGEPPNGGLELPPADPTDLNLQTDVPADQLQDRLLAIDAAARGSVEELGVNTLFLALGMLRWSEERNGRSVLAPLILLPVALGRSNARDRFRARYTGEDFGTNLSLAERLRAGFGIELPEIPGADDLDPVSYFDAVDAAVSGEKGWKVDREAAALGFFSFSRLLMYRDLDATRWPEGSGPSSHPVLSGLLGEGLDEGEPTIGDEEHLDARLGPLDVRPVLDADGSQMLALVDASKGRTLVIQGPPGTGKSQTIANLIAEAVGRGRSVLFVAEKAAALEVVHRRLDAVGLGAACLELHSNRTRKRDVLDELRRTLQLGRPRTGAAEDDAKVLGDLRGRLNTFAGAVNTPVGSSGVSPHEAAGILLRERDALGEAVPPPIDVPGMADWSAPEFRERELMVEQLRARLADLRLPPDHPMLRSSRSLWTPSDRSELSRRAGAARRATEDLRSAAAALAESLGVPAPIDLAGAEAMAEAVRPLPGGGIPVDLPLDDPAWDDRGRDLDDLLAAGSAFASLHASYDPVLLPEAWDRDLVDTREAFNTVGRRWWSRWASARHRRAVFRLGTLCRVEPPKAPIDRLALIDAVMEARRHRAAIVEHSCTAARLFGSRWRKEESDFAELAEVARFARRVRDDVRSGRLPVGAIESLDDDDVIRRSLPLADRLRGAIEAHRAALRALADFAGLPPSGGEIRPEGEPGNRPAASPSSDWSALPFDALQGRIDATGDRAEELHAVALVNQRASSCREAGMGAVVEAARSWPEAPRLLSTAFRARWAEALLDRAARERPALGSFSGGDHEAMAERFGALDVAVLGHNRAWAAGEHWSRLPRHQALAGDLAVLRRELEKKTRHLPLRVLFAQAGRAVQAVKPVFLMSPLSVAAYLEPGQLAFDLVVFDEASQVRPVDALGALLRGRQAIVVGDDRQLPPTTFFDRLTAGDEHVDEEDDGGSLASDALESILGLFLAQGAPRRMLRWHYRSRHESLIAVSNREFYDGRLVVFPGPERDRSERGLVLRCLPETAYDRGKSRTNPDEAQAVAEAAMAFARDQLEKPADRRLTLGVAAFSAAQAEAIGRRLERLRRDDPSCEPYFAEEGPEPFFVKNLESVQGDERDAIFISVGYGRDAGGRVSMNFGPLNGEGGERRLNVLITRARLRCEVFTNLRGSDLESGRSAARGVRALRTFLRFAELGELDGDEGRPGASPGVGSGFEEEVARTLRAEGFEVVRGLGSEESRVDLAVVDPDRPGRYRLGVLCDGPSYDAPRSARDRDRIRPGVLRGLGWRLAHAWSPDWWHDPGGKCDELVLMVDRDDDGPVDVPSAPLPASISREVRAEEAGPELSALPPYTMARLEIGPDESDPAALAPDRLAEWVGEVVRVEGPVHEAEVVRRLADAIGLRRLAGKPKEAIERAASSPFRDNGPIRRQGAFLWPGDLGRPEPRDRSALPSSSRRLEYVCAEELSAAVERIVADAFRIAPEDLPPAVCRLLGFPRTTDEARDRVSAVVDALIASGRLERQGHRLSVSGPRPEPDADSGSQGDADRR from the coding sequence ATGCCCGTCTCCCCCGCCGTGATCGCCGACCGGCTCGACGCCGACCGCCTCGCCCTGCTCGACTTGAGCCTGCGCAACCCGCTGTTGAACTATCGCCCGAGGCGTCGGGGCCTGACGATCGTCGGCGAGTCGCCGGCGGAGGTCGTCCGCATCCTCGTCCGGGAGGGGAAGCGGATGGCGTTCGACCCCGCCCCCGACCGCCCCGGGCCGGAGGACGAGGGTGAGTCGTCGCACGGCGAGCCGCCCAACGGCGGGCTCGAACTCCCCCCGGCCGACCCGACCGACTTGAACCTCCAGACCGACGTGCCCGCCGACCAGCTCCAGGACCGCCTGCTCGCCATCGACGCGGCGGCGAGGGGCTCGGTCGAGGAGCTGGGCGTCAACACGCTGTTCCTGGCGCTGGGGATGCTCCGGTGGTCGGAGGAGCGCAACGGCCGGAGCGTCCTCGCCCCGCTCATCCTGCTGCCGGTGGCCCTGGGGAGGTCGAACGCCCGGGACCGCTTCCGGGCCCGGTATACGGGCGAGGACTTCGGCACGAACCTCTCGCTGGCCGAGCGCCTCCGGGCCGGCTTCGGCATCGAGCTGCCCGAAATCCCCGGGGCCGACGACCTCGACCCGGTCTCCTACTTCGACGCGGTCGACGCCGCCGTGTCGGGGGAGAAGGGCTGGAAGGTCGACCGAGAGGCGGCGGCGCTGGGCTTCTTCTCGTTCAGCCGGTTGCTGATGTACCGGGACCTCGACGCGACCCGATGGCCCGAGGGCTCCGGGCCGTCGTCGCACCCGGTCCTCTCCGGCCTGCTCGGCGAGGGGCTAGACGAGGGAGAGCCGACGATCGGCGACGAGGAGCACCTCGACGCCAGGCTCGGCCCGCTCGACGTGCGTCCGGTGCTCGACGCCGACGGCTCGCAGATGCTCGCGCTCGTCGACGCCTCGAAGGGCAGGACGCTGGTCATCCAGGGGCCTCCGGGGACGGGCAAGAGCCAGACGATCGCCAACCTCATCGCCGAGGCCGTCGGCCGGGGCCGGTCGGTGCTCTTCGTGGCCGAGAAGGCGGCGGCCCTGGAGGTGGTGCACCGGAGGCTCGACGCCGTCGGCCTGGGCGCCGCCTGCCTGGAGCTGCACAGCAACCGGACCCGCAAGCGGGACGTGCTCGACGAGCTGCGCCGGACGCTCCAGCTCGGCCGCCCCCGGACGGGGGCCGCCGAGGACGACGCGAAGGTCCTGGGAGACCTCCGGGGCCGGTTGAACACGTTCGCCGGGGCGGTCAACACGCCGGTCGGATCCAGCGGCGTCAGCCCCCACGAGGCGGCGGGCATCCTCCTCCGGGAGCGGGACGCGCTGGGGGAGGCCGTGCCGCCGCCGATCGACGTGCCGGGCATGGCCGACTGGTCGGCGCCGGAGTTCCGGGAGCGAGAGCTGATGGTCGAGCAGCTCCGGGCCCGGCTGGCCGACCTGCGCCTGCCGCCCGACCACCCGATGCTCCGGTCGTCCCGATCGCTCTGGACCCCTTCCGACCGCTCCGAGCTTTCTCGTCGGGCCGGGGCCGCCCGCCGGGCAACCGAGGACCTCCGGTCGGCCGCCGCCGCCCTGGCCGAATCGCTGGGCGTCCCGGCCCCGATCGACCTCGCCGGCGCCGAGGCGATGGCGGAAGCCGTCCGGCCCCTGCCCGGCGGGGGGATCCCGGTCGACCTGCCGCTCGACGACCCGGCCTGGGACGACCGGGGGCGCGACCTGGACGACCTGCTCGCCGCCGGCTCGGCGTTCGCCTCGCTCCACGCCTCGTATGACCCGGTGTTGCTGCCGGAGGCGTGGGATCGGGACCTCGTCGACACGAGGGAGGCCTTCAACACGGTCGGCCGCCGGTGGTGGTCGCGATGGGCCTCGGCCCGGCACCGCCGGGCGGTCTTCCGCCTGGGGACGCTCTGCCGGGTCGAGCCGCCGAAGGCGCCAATCGACCGGCTCGCGCTGATCGACGCGGTGATGGAGGCCCGGCGGCATCGGGCGGCGATCGTCGAGCACTCCTGCACGGCGGCCCGACTGTTCGGGAGCCGCTGGCGGAAGGAGGAGTCCGACTTCGCCGAGCTGGCCGAGGTCGCCCGGTTCGCCCGGCGGGTCCGGGACGACGTCCGATCCGGCCGATTGCCGGTCGGGGCGATCGAGTCGCTCGACGACGACGACGTGATCCGCCGGTCCCTCCCGCTGGCCGACCGCCTCCGAGGGGCGATCGAGGCCCATCGGGCCGCCCTCCGGGCGCTGGCCGACTTCGCCGGGTTGCCCCCCTCCGGCGGCGAGATCCGGCCGGAGGGAGAGCCGGGAAACCGTCCCGCCGCGAGCCCGTCCTCGGACTGGTCGGCGCTCCCCTTCGACGCGTTGCAGGGTCGGATCGACGCGACCGGCGACCGGGCGGAGGAGCTGCACGCCGTCGCCCTGGTCAATCAGCGGGCGTCGAGCTGCCGGGAGGCGGGCATGGGGGCGGTGGTCGAGGCGGCCCGGAGCTGGCCCGAGGCCCCCCGGCTGCTCTCGACCGCCTTCCGGGCCCGATGGGCCGAGGCCCTGCTCGACCGGGCCGCCCGGGAGCGGCCGGCGCTCGGCTCCTTCTCGGGGGGCGACCACGAGGCGATGGCCGAGCGGTTCGGGGCGCTGGACGTGGCCGTGCTGGGCCACAACCGGGCCTGGGCGGCGGGCGAGCACTGGTCGAGGCTGCCGAGGCACCAGGCACTCGCCGGGGACCTCGCCGTGCTCCGCCGGGAGCTGGAGAAGAAGACGAGGCACCTGCCGCTCCGCGTCCTGTTCGCCCAGGCGGGCCGGGCGGTGCAGGCGGTCAAGCCGGTCTTCCTGATGAGCCCGCTCTCGGTGGCCGCCTACCTGGAGCCGGGGCAGCTCGCCTTCGACCTGGTCGTCTTCGACGAGGCGAGCCAGGTGCGGCCGGTCGACGCCCTGGGCGCACTGCTCCGGGGCCGGCAGGCGATCGTCGTCGGGGACGATCGCCAGCTCCCCCCCACCACCTTCTTCGACCGCCTGACCGCCGGGGACGAGCATGTCGACGAGGAGGACGACGGGGGCTCGCTCGCGTCGGATGCCCTGGAGAGCATCCTCGGCCTGTTCCTGGCCCAGGGGGCGCCCCGCCGGATGCTCCGATGGCACTACCGGAGCCGTCACGAATCGCTGATCGCCGTCTCGAACCGGGAGTTCTACGACGGCCGGCTCGTCGTCTTCCCCGGCCCGGAGCGCGACCGGTCGGAGCGCGGCCTGGTCCTCCGGTGCCTGCCGGAGACGGCCTACGACCGGGGCAAATCCCGGACGAACCCGGACGAGGCGCAGGCGGTGGCCGAGGCGGCGATGGCGTTCGCCCGCGACCAGCTCGAGAAGCCGGCCGATCGCCGTCTCACCCTCGGCGTGGCCGCCTTCAGCGCCGCCCAGGCCGAGGCCATCGGCCGACGCCTGGAGCGGCTCCGGCGCGATGACCCGTCGTGCGAGCCGTACTTCGCCGAGGAGGGGCCCGAGCCCTTCTTCGTCAAGAACCTGGAGAGCGTGCAGGGGGACGAGCGCGACGCCATCTTCATCAGCGTCGGCTACGGCCGGGACGCCGGGGGCCGGGTGTCGATGAACTTCGGCCCGCTCAACGGCGAGGGGGGCGAGCGTCGGCTCAACGTGCTGATCACCCGGGCCCGCTTGCGCTGCGAGGTGTTCACGAACCTGCGCGGCTCGGATCTCGAATCGGGCCGGTCGGCCGCCCGGGGGGTCCGGGCCCTCCGGACGTTCCTCCGGTTCGCCGAACTGGGCGAGCTGGACGGCGACGAGGGCCGCCCCGGGGCCTCCCCCGGGGTCGGCTCGGGCTTCGAGGAGGAGGTGGCCCGGACGCTCCGGGCGGAGGGGTTCGAGGTGGTCCGGGGGCTGGGGTCGGAGGAATCCCGGGTGGATCTGGCGGTGGTCGACCCGGACCGTCCCGGCCGCTACCGGCTGGGGGTGCTCTGCGACGGCCCCTCGTACGACGCCCCCCGGTCGGCCCGGGACCGCGACCGGATCCGGCCGGGCGTTCTCCGTGGCCTCGGCTGGCGGCTGGCGCACGCCTGGTCGCCCGACTGGTGGCACGACCCCGGCGGGAAGTGCGATGAACTCGTGCTCATGGTCGATCGGGACGACGACGGGCCGGTCGACGTGCCCTCGGCCCCCCTCCCGGCGTCGATCTCCCGGGAGGTTCGGGCCGAGGAGGCCGGGCCGGAGCTGTCCGCCCTGCCGCCCTACACGATGGCGAGGCTGGAGATCGGGCCCGACGAGTCCGACCCGGCCGCCCTGGCCCCCGACCGGCTCGCCGAGTGGGTGGGCGAGGTCGTCCGGGTCGAGGGCCCGGTGCACGAGGCGGAGGTGGTGCGTCGGCTGGCCGACGCGATCGGCCTGAGGCGGCTGGCCGGCAAGCCGAAGGAGGCGATCGAGCGCGCCGCCTCCTCCCCGTTCCGGGACAACGGCCCGATCCGACGCCAGGGCGCCTTCCTCTGGCCGGGCGACCTGGGACGGCCCGAGCCCCGGGACCGATCCGCCCTCCCCTCCTCCTCCAGGAGGCTCGAATACGTCTGCGCCGAGGAGCTCTCCGCCGCCGTCGAGCGGATCGTGGCCGACGCCTTCCGGATCGCCCCCGAGGACCTCCCCCCCGCCGTCTGCCGCCTGCTCGGGTTCCCCCGGACGACCGACGAGGCCCGAGACCGCGTCTCGGCCGTCGTCGACGCCCTGATCGCCTCCGGCCGCCTGGAGCGGCAGGGCCATCGGCTCTCGGTCTCGGGCCCCCGGCCCGAGCCGGATGCCGACTCGGGGTCGCAGGGGGACGCCGATCGTCGATGA
- a CDS encoding cytidine deaminase — MPDGLDDVTLQRMIALARQASGSAYCPYSGFAVGSAVLGEGGEIVAGCNVENASHGLTTCAERVAVFGAVARGVRSIRAVVVFTPTPSPTAPCGACRQVVYEFGPGAEIICACDGPDLIRRPLSELLPDAFGPSDLAG, encoded by the coding sequence ATGCCCGACGGGCTGGACGACGTGACATTGCAGCGGATGATCGCGCTGGCCCGGCAGGCAAGCGGGTCGGCCTACTGCCCGTACAGCGGCTTCGCGGTCGGCTCGGCGGTGCTGGGCGAGGGCGGCGAGATCGTCGCCGGCTGCAACGTCGAGAACGCCTCGCACGGGCTGACCACCTGCGCCGAGCGGGTCGCGGTCTTCGGGGCCGTGGCACGCGGCGTGCGGTCGATCCGGGCGGTGGTCGTCTTCACGCCGACCCCCTCGCCGACGGCCCCGTGCGGGGCCTGCCGCCAGGTGGTCTACGAATTCGGACCGGGGGCGGAGATCATCTGCGCATGCGACGGCCCCGACCTCATCCGACGACCCCTCTCCGAGTTGCTGCCGGATGCGTTCGGCCCGAGCGACCTCGCCGGGTGA